A single Arachidicoccus sp. BS20 DNA region contains:
- a CDS encoding HoxN/HupN/NixA family nickel/cobalt transporter, which yields MNIIPILIILFAGFKHAFEPDHLLAVSNIVSQRKSTLLAVKDGIFWGLGHSTTIMLVGIVLIILKVAITGEEHTFHYFDVCVGVILILVATYRLVKFFREKKIVIHVHEHTHNGEAHNHLHVHIDKEQKHQHVHAAAYGIGLVHGLAGSGELVAAAMLSYKTPVSIILYLLLFTMSCMMGMFVAAGLFSVPFSKKVMASNLLQVILIFVSSGLCMVYGFYWIYENLKS from the coding sequence ATGAACATTATCCCTATTCTCATTATTTTATTTGCGGGTTTTAAACACGCTTTTGAACCGGACCATTTGCTTGCCGTGAGTAATATCGTTTCACAACGAAAAAGTACTTTGCTTGCCGTAAAAGACGGCATCTTTTGGGGCTTGGGACATTCAACAACGATCATGTTAGTTGGTATTGTGTTGATTATTTTAAAAGTTGCTATCACGGGAGAAGAGCATACGTTTCATTATTTCGATGTCTGCGTAGGTGTGATATTGATACTTGTCGCAACTTATCGTTTAGTAAAATTTTTCAGAGAAAAAAAGATTGTTATTCACGTACATGAACATACACACAACGGCGAAGCACATAATCATCTTCATGTACATATTGATAAAGAACAAAAGCATCAACACGTTCATGCTGCTGCCTACGGAATCGGCTTGGTACATGGATTAGCCGGCAGCGGCGAATTGGTTGCAGCAGCCATGTTGAGTTATAAAACGCCGGTTTCCATCATCCTGTATTTATTGCTGTTCACGATGAGTTGCATGATGGGAATGTTTGTGGCTGCGGGTTTGTTCAGCGTGCCGTTTTCAAAAAAAGTAATGGCGTCAAATTTGTTGCAAGTGATATTGATTTTTGTATCGTCGGGCTTGTGTATGGTGTACGGATTTTATTGGATTTATGAAAATTTGAAATCATAA
- a CDS encoding cytochrome-c peroxidase, which produces MKKFLVIIIIFIGASGYLFFSCNRKEQSPETLIAPALAKQVDSFIFVKNDFLNDLKNNADEKTLQLTFLQLRNEYKKIEWATEYFSPVASRLVNGAPVEEVEPNGAVTAPGGLQVMESFLFPKYDATKKDSLIYQLQQIQFQCDDYKTYFKNIDIAGWQIFDAAKLEVFRIETLGITGFDNPLTLKSMQESATALQSIKNIIGRYLNKNNIGKLDEKFDAAIDCLLQNKDFYTFNRAAFIRLYADSVTIGITHLEKQLHLHPLLYNRLLKQSAQTLFDTDAFDINAYVPNPSSFVTPQKIALGKLLFADKNLSGDGTRSCQSCHQPDKAFADGLVKNTIIGTNKPLPRNTPTLLNSVFQPALFYDLRAITHEEQARDVVENKNEMHGSMRTATEKLNKSKKYKVLFATAYPQHKNDIDSFEVMNAIASYMRSLAALNSRFDKYMRGNSSALNQDEINGFNLFTGKAKCATCHYLPLFNGTVPPRFVKIDAEVIGVPATSAGNTIDTDLGQYSIVHVDALKYAFKTSTVRNAARTAPYMHNGVFATLEQVIDFYDKGGGAGLGFDVENQTLSSDKLNLSQKEKNDLIAFIGSLDSD; this is translated from the coding sequence ATGAAGAAGTTTTTAGTCATTATTATAATTTTTATTGGAGCTTCCGGCTACCTGTTTTTTTCTTGCAATAGAAAAGAACAATCGCCCGAAACACTGATTGCACCTGCATTGGCGAAGCAAGTGGATAGTTTTATTTTCGTAAAAAATGATTTTTTGAATGACTTGAAAAACAATGCCGATGAAAAAACATTGCAACTAACTTTTCTTCAATTAAGAAACGAGTATAAGAAAATAGAATGGGCAACCGAGTATTTTTCGCCCGTTGCTTCCCGTTTGGTAAACGGTGCGCCGGTGGAAGAAGTCGAACCAAACGGCGCAGTCACAGCGCCCGGCGGTTTGCAGGTAATGGAATCATTTTTATTTCCGAAGTACGATGCTACTAAGAAAGATTCGCTGATATATCAACTGCAACAAATACAATTTCAATGCGACGATTACAAGACCTATTTTAAAAATATTGATATTGCCGGCTGGCAAATATTCGACGCTGCGAAATTAGAAGTGTTCCGCATTGAAACGCTTGGTATCACGGGCTTTGACAATCCGCTTACATTGAAGAGTATGCAGGAGTCTGCAACAGCTTTGCAAAGCATTAAAAATATTATTGGTCGTTATCTCAATAAAAATAATATCGGAAAACTGGACGAAAAATTTGATGCAGCTATCGATTGCCTTCTTCAAAACAAAGACTTCTATACGTTCAACCGTGCAGCATTTATCAGACTTTATGCCGATTCGGTTACAATCGGAATAACGCATTTGGAAAAGCAATTACATCTTCATCCACTTTTGTATAATCGTTTATTAAAGCAAAGTGCGCAAACGCTTTTCGATACCGATGCTTTCGATATTAATGCTTATGTGCCGAATCCGTCTTCCTTTGTTACGCCGCAGAAAATAGCGCTGGGAAAATTATTGTTTGCCGATAAAAATCTTTCAGGCGATGGAACAAGAAGTTGCCAATCTTGTCATCAACCGGATAAAGCATTTGCCGACGGATTGGTAAAAAATACCATTATCGGAACAAATAAACCGCTGCCACGAAATACGCCAACGCTGCTAAACAGTGTGTTTCAGCCTGCTTTGTTTTACGATTTAAGAGCTATTACGCACGAAGAACAAGCACGCGATGTGGTCGAAAATAAAAATGAAATGCACGGTTCAATGCGGACGGCCACAGAAAAACTGAACAAAAGTAAAAAGTATAAAGTGTTATTTGCAACAGCATATCCGCAACATAAAAACGACATCGATTCATTTGAAGTAATGAATGCTATTGCTTCGTATATGCGCAGCCTGGCAGCACTTAACAGCCGCTTTGACAAATATATGCGCGGCAATTCATCTGCATTGAACCAAGATGAAATCAACGGATTTAATTTGTTTACGGGAAAAGCAAAGTGCGCTACGTGTCATTATCTACCATTATTCAACGGCACGGTTCCTCCGCGATTTGTAAAGATTGACGCAGAAGTAATCGGCGTTCCTGCAACCTCGGCAGGCAATACAATTGATACGGATTTAGGACAGTACAGCATTGTTCATGTGGACGCTTTAAAGTACGCTTTTAAAACATCAACTGTGCGCAATGCCGCACGTACTGCACCCTATATGCATAATGGCGTGTTTGCGACATTGGAGCAAGTCATCGATTTTTATGATAAAGGCGGCGGCGCAGGTTTAGGTTTTGATGTGGAAAATCAAACATTGTCATCGGACAAATTGAATCTCTCCCAAAAAGAAAAAAATGATTTGATTGCGTTTATCGGAAGTTTGGATAGCGATTAA
- a CDS encoding glycoside hydrolase family 3 protein yields MKKIFYLSALALLSFSANGQHLFKHSSKATKWVDSVYNSLTPDQRIAQLMVIRESSMDAKGRPIIYADSIKEYIKKYNIGGICLFQGTSAIQTQNINDFQQLAQTPLFTCIDGETGLGMRMEDVGKIPDQLTLGAMRNSEKFVYQIGKTIAEQCRRTGINVDYAPVVDINNNPKNPVIGYRSFGQDKYVVAKYGVAIMKGMQDNGVMACAKHFPGHGDVDVDSHLDLPVIHKSLESLDTLELYPFKKMFKAGVGSVMIAHLSIPKIDSTPHLASSLSPKFVTDLLRKKIGFKGISFTDALGMKGVAKFFPQGEIAVKSLEAGNDMLCLPEDIPVSIQKIETAINDGKLSWNDLEQRIKKVLYVKYNVGLYKIQNIDTAGISADLNKDIKSIRAEVAKKSLTAVALENNRFTPINTKQKIAYVAIGVKDSNAISKDMQELNASVFKLSYKASDNDAKVLLSQLKNGKFDKVIVGIHDFSKRPAHNFNMSEASINLMNKIVQSYPSAVAVVFGNPYAIANVSDYKNIIACYEDDDIFQQNAFDFLMGKTYAKGRLPVSVNTAMPYGTGILVKTK; encoded by the coding sequence ATGAAAAAAATATTTTACTTATCCGCATTGGCGCTTCTCTCCTTTTCTGCAAATGGGCAGCATTTATTCAAACACTCATCCAAAGCCACGAAATGGGTGGACAGCGTGTATAATTCTTTGACGCCCGACCAGCGCATTGCGCAACTCATGGTCATTCGTGAAAGCAGCATGGATGCAAAAGGTCGTCCAATCATTTATGCAGATTCGATAAAAGAATACATTAAAAAATACAACATCGGCGGCATCTGTTTGTTCCAGGGGACTTCCGCAATACAAACGCAAAACATCAACGACTTTCAGCAGCTCGCGCAAACACCTTTATTCACGTGCATCGATGGGGAAACCGGACTTGGAATGCGCATGGAAGATGTGGGAAAAATCCCCGACCAACTGACTTTAGGCGCAATGCGTAACTCGGAAAAATTTGTTTATCAAATAGGAAAAACCATTGCCGAACAGTGCAGACGCACAGGCATCAACGTTGATTATGCACCGGTTGTGGACATTAATAACAATCCGAAAAATCCGGTAATCGGTTACCGTTCTTTCGGGCAGGATAAATATGTGGTGGCGAAATACGGAGTTGCCATAATGAAGGGGATGCAAGACAACGGCGTGATGGCTTGCGCCAAGCATTTTCCCGGTCATGGCGATGTGGATGTGGACTCGCATTTGGATTTGCCCGTGATTCACAAATCGCTTGAAAGCCTTGATACGCTTGAGTTGTATCCGTTTAAAAAAATGTTTAAAGCAGGTGTCGGAAGCGTAATGATTGCGCATCTTTCCATTCCGAAGATTGACAGCACGCCGCATTTGGCAAGCTCTTTGTCGCCGAAATTTGTTACCGATTTACTGAGAAAAAAAATAGGCTTCAAAGGCATTTCTTTTACCGATGCTTTAGGTATGAAAGGTGTCGCCAAGTTTTTTCCGCAAGGCGAAATTGCCGTAAAATCTTTGGAAGCAGGCAACGATATGCTTTGCCTTCCCGAAGATATTCCGGTAAGCATTCAGAAAATTGAAACAGCCATTAACGATGGAAAATTATCATGGAATGATTTGGAACAACGAATCAAAAAAGTGCTGTATGTAAAATATAATGTGGGATTATACAAAATACAAAACATAGATACAGCAGGTATTTCAGCCGATTTAAACAAAGATATAAAAAGCATCAGAGCAGAAGTAGCAAAGAAATCATTAACGGCAGTTGCATTGGAAAACAACCGCTTCACTCCTATCAATACGAAACAAAAAATCGCTTATGTTGCTATTGGTGTGAAAGACAGCAACGCTATTTCAAAAGATATGCAAGAATTGAATGCAAGTGTTTTCAAACTTTCATATAAGGCATCTGACAATGATGCAAAAGTACTGTTGAGTCAATTGAAAAACGGAAAATTCGACAAAGTAATTGTAGGCATTCACGATTTCAGTAAGCGACCCGCACATAATTTCAACATGAGCGAAGCCTCCATTAACTTGATGAATAAAATTGTTCAAAGTTATCCGTCTGCCGTTGCAGTTGTCTTCGGTAATCCTTATGCCATTGCAAATGTTTCTGATTATAAAAATATCATCGCTTGTTATGAAGATGATGATATTTTTCAACAAAATGCTTTTGATTTCTTAATGGGCAAAACGTATGCAAAAGGAAGGTTGCCGGTTTCTGTAAACACTGCAATGCCTTATGGCACGGGCATTTTGGTAAAAACGAAGTAA
- a CDS encoding alkaline phosphatase family protein: MSKFFYKEKSKWFALKSFAVLTLSGCLWGCKKEKHSINEVNHVVVIYLENHSFDNLFGQFPGANGLSNASKEMITQVDSTGKPYDTLPPVMGYMSFPKNLPNTYFNIDQYVPADLETPDVLHAYYEEQMEIDDGKMDKYALYNSVFGNSGALSMGYYKTKLLPLYKYAKDYVLCDSFFHSAFGGSFLNHMFLISCAAPVFPNAPSYMKAVLDSSGKLIQDGQLTPDGHVVNTSYTVNNPHPEGVDTAALVPNQTIPTIGDRLSDKGISWAWYSGGWNNALAGHPDPSFQFHHQPFAYFAKYADGTEGKKEHLKDEEDFIAAAKNGTLPAVSFVKPLGKYNEHPGYSNVRDGENHTVELINDVLNGPNGKDAVIIVTYDEHGGFWDHVKPPVIDKWGPGTRIPAIIISPFAKKGFVDHTQYETVSILAFIEKRWGLAPLAERDKNANPFSNAFNF; encoded by the coding sequence ATGAGTAAGTTTTTTTATAAGGAAAAAAGTAAATGGTTTGCGCTGAAATCCTTTGCAGTATTGACTTTAAGCGGATGTTTATGGGGCTGTAAAAAAGAAAAGCACAGCATCAATGAAGTAAATCACGTGGTGGTTATCTACCTGGAAAACCACAGTTTTGATAATTTATTCGGGCAGTTTCCGGGTGCAAACGGCTTGTCCAACGCAAGTAAAGAAATGATAACCCAAGTCGATTCAACGGGCAAACCTTATGACACTTTGCCGCCTGTGATGGGCTATATGTCTTTCCCGAAAAATTTGCCTAATACTTATTTCAACATAGACCAATATGTGCCTGCCGATTTAGAAACACCTGATGTACTGCACGCTTATTACGAAGAACAAATGGAAATTGACGACGGCAAAATGGATAAATACGCTTTGTATAATTCTGTCTTTGGCAACTCCGGTGCGCTTTCGATGGGTTACTACAAAACCAAGTTATTGCCATTATATAAATATGCCAAAGATTATGTGTTGTGCGACAGTTTTTTTCATAGCGCATTTGGCGGTTCGTTTTTGAACCATATGTTTTTGATTTCCTGTGCTGCGCCTGTTTTTCCCAATGCGCCCAGTTATATGAAGGCAGTGTTAGATTCTTCGGGGAAATTAATTCAGGACGGACAACTAACTCCCGACGGTCATGTTGTGAACACGAGCTATACCGTGAACAATCCGCATCCCGAAGGAGTTGATACAGCAGCATTGGTTCCCAATCAAACCATCCCGACCATTGGCGACAGGTTAAGTGATAAAGGCATTTCCTGGGCCTGGTATTCCGGCGGCTGGAACAATGCGCTTGCAGGGCATCCCGACCCAAGCTTCCAGTTTCATCATCAACCGTTTGCATACTTTGCAAAATATGCCGATGGAACAGAAGGTAAAAAAGAACATCTGAAAGATGAAGAAGATTTTATAGCTGCCGCTAAAAACGGTACACTGCCTGCAGTTTCGTTTGTGAAGCCTTTGGGAAAATATAACGAGCATCCAGGATATTCCAATGTGCGCGACGGCGAAAATCATACAGTAGAATTAATTAACGATGTACTGAACGGACCAAATGGCAAAGATGCCGTAATCATTGTAACGTATGATGAACATGGTGGTTTTTGGGACCACGTGAAGCCGCCTGTAATCGATAAATGGGGACCGGGAACACGCATTCCGGCAATCATCATTTCTCCGTTTGCTAAAAAAGGTTTTGTTGACCATACACAGTATGAAACAGTAAGCATTCTTGCGTTTATCGAAAAAAGATGGGGGCTTGCACCGCTGGCGGAAAGAGATAAAAATGCCAATCCTTTTTCAAACGCATTTAATTTTTAA
- a CDS encoding bifunctional nuclease family protein yields the protein MTKKELHIIALSASESSPENYALILEEPQSKVRVPIIIGAFEAQSIAVYFERMKIARPLTYDLFKNTIESLNATVKEVVIHNLIDNVFHAWLIIENNNKEAIKIDARASDAIAIGIRFDAPVFIYDFVLDEASVAESEKRLSLLRGSLAHYSDEALEDLLEDLLRKEDYESAARIRDMIEKRRSRQR from the coding sequence TTGACTAAAAAAGAACTCCATATTATTGCTTTATCCGCAAGCGAATCTTCGCCGGAAAATTACGCGCTCATTCTCGAAGAGCCGCAGAGTAAAGTGCGCGTGCCTATTATCATCGGCGCGTTTGAAGCGCAGTCCATTGCCGTATATTTCGAGCGGATGAAAATTGCGCGCCCGCTTACTTACGACTTATTTAAAAACACGATTGAAAGCCTGAATGCGACTGTAAAAGAAGTCGTCATTCACAATTTGATTGACAATGTTTTTCACGCATGGTTAATTATTGAAAACAATAACAAAGAAGCAATAAAAATTGATGCGCGTGCTTCCGATGCCATCGCCATCGGCATTCGTTTTGATGCGCCTGTTTTTATTTACGATTTTGTGCTGGACGAAGCGTCCGTTGCGGAAAGCGAAAAACGTTTAAGCCTTTTGCGCGGTTCGCTGGCGCATTACAGCGACGAAGCGTTAGAAGATTTGCTGGAAGATTTGCTTCGCAAAGAAGACTACGAAAGCGCCGCAAGGATACGTGATATGATTGAAAAGCGTAGAAGCAGACAAAGATAG
- a CDS encoding NHL repeat-containing protein — translation MQKTITPHKPAFILSPNIQGKGLLAPRGVCACCDILAVSDTGQNRVFIWKNFSYLENKEPDVVLGQDDFSGTGRNTGADVNASSLQYPSGIWTDGQKLVVADAWNHRVLIWHSLPTQNGQPADVVVGQKDFESNQPNVEGLSKLPSAQSLYWCYGVTSDGKSLWIADTGNRRVLFYNKIPTENFAAADKVIGQNSFEERDYDHNNAIWPYSVKLSINGTLAITDTQYYRVLIWKNKEDAFTKQADIILGQKDFESNGQNQYRSLPAANTLNWCYDSCFFRNGIFVTDTGNSRILHWKKLPETNNANADELFGQPNFEVNGETSLSMKAMAENEMYWAFAITTHQQQLIVADTGNHRILFYNL, via the coding sequence ATGCAAAAAACAATCACACCACATAAACCCGCGTTCATTCTTTCGCCGAACATTCAAGGCAAAGGCTTGCTCGCACCGCGCGGCGTGTGCGCTTGCTGCGATATTTTGGCGGTGAGCGATACGGGACAAAATCGTGTGTTCATCTGGAAGAATTTTTCTTACCTGGAAAACAAAGAACCCGATGTTGTGTTGGGGCAAGATGATTTTTCGGGAACGGGCAGAAACACAGGCGCCGATGTGAATGCAAGCTCTTTGCAATATCCTTCCGGCATTTGGACAGACGGACAAAAATTAGTTGTTGCCGATGCGTGGAATCATCGCGTGTTGATTTGGCATTCGTTGCCCACGCAAAACGGTCAGCCTGCGGACGTGGTTGTCGGGCAAAAAGATTTTGAAAGTAATCAGCCGAATGTAGAAGGTTTATCAAAACTGCCGAGCGCGCAAAGTTTGTATTGGTGTTACGGCGTTACAAGCGACGGAAAATCTTTGTGGATTGCCGACACAGGCAATCGCCGTGTATTATTTTACAACAAAATTCCTACCGAAAATTTTGCGGCGGCAGATAAAGTAATCGGGCAAAATAGTTTTGAAGAAAGAGACTACGACCATAATAATGCTATTTGGCCTTACAGCGTGAAACTTAGTATTAACGGCACTTTGGCGATAACCGATACGCAATATTATCGTGTATTGATTTGGAAAAATAAAGAAGATGCGTTCACAAAGCAAGCGGATATTATTTTAGGACAAAAAGATTTTGAAAGCAACGGGCAAAACCAATATCGTTCTCTGCCTGCGGCAAATACGTTGAACTGGTGTTACGATTCTTGTTTTTTTCGCAACGGAATTTTTGTAACCGATACCGGCAACAGCCGCATTTTGCATTGGAAAAAATTACCCGAAACAAACAATGCCAACGCAGATGAATTATTCGGTCAGCCGAATTTTGAAGTGAATGGCGAAACAAGTTTAAGCATGAAGGCAATGGCTGAAAACGAGATGTACTGGGCATTTGCCATTACAACGCATCAGCAACAGTTAATTGTAGCCGACACCGGCAATCACAGAATTTTATTTTATAATTTATGA
- a CDS encoding endonuclease/exonuclease/phosphatase family protein, which yields MKRTSFYKAIFVATFFLVLTKIHAQELRVGTYNLRNENTYDTGNLWTDRCTHVADLIKYHDFDIFGVQEALQHQLITLKAALPEGFAYYGIGRDDGKEAGEHEAIFYKTDKFEVLKSGDFWLSATPNVPSKSWDAPCCNRMCTWVEMKVKSSGKIFFMFNVHYDYEKDYARNQSSKLMLQKIPAIAGNAPVIMTGDLNGGNNSEWYKLLANSGRIRDTYVSAKEPYYPRGSFNGFGKVNDGELIDHIFVSKEFSVKSWAVLSDTYDMGKYPSDHCPVFSVVDFN from the coding sequence ATGAAGCGGACAAGCTTTTACAAAGCAATTTTTGTAGCAACTTTTTTTCTTGTCTTGACTAAGATTCATGCACAGGAACTACGTGTAGGTACTTACAATCTAAGAAATGAAAATACGTATGATACAGGCAACTTATGGACAGACCGTTGTACGCACGTTGCAGATTTGATTAAGTATCACGATTTTGATATTTTCGGTGTACAGGAAGCTCTGCAACATCAGTTGATTACGCTGAAAGCAGCACTGCCAGAAGGTTTTGCATATTACGGTATTGGTAGAGACGATGGAAAAGAAGCCGGCGAACACGAAGCGATTTTTTATAAAACCGATAAATTTGAAGTACTGAAAAGCGGCGATTTTTGGCTGTCCGCCACGCCGAATGTTCCATCAAAAAGCTGGGATGCACCGTGTTGTAACAGAATGTGTACCTGGGTTGAAATGAAAGTAAAATCTTCGGGAAAGATATTTTTTATGTTTAATGTGCATTATGATTATGAGAAAGATTATGCGCGTAACCAAAGCAGTAAGCTGATGCTGCAAAAAATTCCTGCAATTGCAGGGAATGCACCTGTAATTATGACCGGCGACCTTAACGGCGGCAACAATTCCGAATGGTATAAATTGCTTGCAAACTCAGGCAGAATAAGAGATACATATGTTTCTGCCAAAGAACCATACTATCCGCGCGGCAGTTTTAACGGATTTGGAAAAGTGAACGATGGCGAATTGATTGACCACATTTTTGTAAGCAAAGAATTTTCCGTAAAAAGCTGGGCGGTTTTAAGCGATACTTATGACATGGGGAAATATCCGTCCGACCATTGTCCGGTATTTTCTGTTGTAGATTTCAATTAA
- the nikR gene encoding nickel-responsive transcriptional regulator NikR: MNVVRFGVSVEQEVLRILDNYIKSNKFPNRSQAIRHLIQKIEVEKQWDKNEVVGGSLTLVYDHHKRELLDKLTKIQHNFHHEILCSQHIHLDHNNCMEIIAMKGKASVLKDLANQLTAVKGIIHGAFSMTKVS; this comes from the coding sequence ATGAACGTAGTAAGATTCGGCGTTTCGGTGGAGCAGGAAGTGTTACGAATTTTGGATAATTATATCAAGAGCAATAAATTTCCCAACCGCTCGCAAGCCATTCGACATTTAATCCAGAAAATTGAAGTGGAAAAACAGTGGGACAAAAACGAAGTGGTCGGTGGTTCGCTCACGCTTGTGTACGACCATCACAAAAGAGAATTGCTCGACAAGCTCACGAAAATTCAGCACAATTTTCATCACGAAATTTTGTGTTCGCAGCACATTCATTTAGACCATAATAATTGTATGGAAATCATCGCGATGAAAGGCAAAGCTTCGGTTTTGAAAGATTTGGCAAATCAACTCACAGCGGTAAAAGGTATTATTCACGGTGCGTTTTCAATGACAAAAGTTTCGTAA
- the hypE gene encoding hydrogenase expression/formation protein HypE: MVTSQKIKMQLSCPMPKLDFDIITLGHGSGGTLTNRLLNSGVFSLFSNPLLDEKHDGAIFSLEGKLAFSTDSYVIHPVFFPGGNIGELAINGTVNDLSMCGALPKYLSLSFIIEEGLPMTEFWEILISIKAAAENAGVAIVTGDTKVVEKGKGDKIFINTSGVGVVHENADIKISNIKAGDKIIISNQIAAHGIAIMSVREGLEFETEIVSDTQNLNDVVKDLLDEFGNDIHLMRDPTRGGVASVLNEIAKDTKLGMNLEEKKIPIDEQVQGACELLGLDPLYVANEGVFIVIVDNAIADNVAELLNKNDKTKFASVIGTVVDEHKGQVILNSKIGGRRVVNMLSGEQLPRIC, from the coding sequence ATGGTTACTTCTCAAAAAATAAAAATGCAACTTTCCTGCCCGATGCCGAAACTCGATTTCGACATTATCACTTTAGGGCACGGCAGCGGCGGTACATTGACAAACCGCTTATTAAACAGCGGCGTGTTCAGTTTGTTTTCCAATCCACTGTTGGACGAAAAACACGATGGCGCCATATTTTCATTAGAAGGAAAACTTGCGTTCAGTACGGACAGTTATGTAATTCATCCTGTATTTTTTCCCGGCGGCAACATTGGCGAACTCGCCATAAACGGAACGGTAAATGATTTAAGTATGTGCGGTGCATTGCCGAAATATTTGTCGTTGTCGTTCATCATTGAAGAAGGTTTGCCGATGACGGAGTTTTGGGAAATATTAATCAGTATCAAAGCTGCCGCCGAAAACGCAGGCGTAGCAATCGTTACAGGCGATACCAAAGTGGTGGAAAAAGGCAAAGGCGATAAAATTTTCATCAATACGAGTGGCGTAGGCGTGGTTCACGAAAACGCGGACATAAAAATTAGCAACATAAAAGCAGGCGATAAAATTATTATCAGCAATCAAATTGCAGCGCACGGCATTGCGATTATGAGCGTGCGCGAAGGCTTGGAATTTGAAACGGAAATTGTGAGCGATACACAAAACCTGAATGATGTTGTAAAAGATTTGTTGGATGAATTTGGCAACGATATTCATCTGATGCGCGACCCTACGCGCGGCGGCGTGGCAAGTGTGCTGAACGAAATTGCCAAAGACACCAAGCTCGGAATGAATTTGGAAGAAAAGAAAATCCCGATTGACGAACAAGTACAGGGTGCGTGCGAACTCTTGGGTTTAGACCCTTTGTATGTGGCGAATGAAGGCGTTTTCATTGTGATTGTTGATAATGCGATTGCAGATAATGTTGCGGAACTTTTGAACAAAAACGATAAAACAAAATTTGCTTCTGTTATTGGAACTGTTGTAGATGAACATAAAGGACAAGTAATTCTAAACAGTAAAATCGGCGGGCGCAGAGTAGTGAATATGTTGAGCGGCGAGCAGTTGCCGAGAATTTGTTAG
- a CDS encoding gliding motility lipoprotein GldH produces MKKKYFLLALSVSMFACKQPFVSEKTVAFSKHAWNAAYKPWIKIEIADTASLYNIFAVIRHTQGFRYNNLLLNYSFISPGDTAITTKVNLPLGENKNWYGDTLGDIIETRVKLNTKPQKLKAGNNGFVLEQLMPENPLQNILNVGVRVEKVNE; encoded by the coding sequence GTGAAGAAGAAATATTTTCTTTTGGCTTTGAGTGTTTCTATGTTTGCTTGTAAGCAACCTTTTGTTTCTGAAAAAACAGTTGCTTTTTCAAAGCATGCATGGAACGCTGCATACAAACCGTGGATTAAAATTGAGATTGCAGATACCGCTTCTCTCTACAACATTTTCGCGGTAATCCGCCACACACAAGGTTTTCGGTATAACAACCTATTGCTGAATTATTCGTTTATTTCGCCCGGAGACACCGCAATTACTACAAAAGTAAATTTGCCGCTGGGCGAAAATAAAAACTGGTACGGCGATACGCTTGGCGATATTATTGAAACCCGCGTAAAACTAAATACCAAACCACAAAAATTAAAAGCGGGCAACAATGGTTTCGTACTGGAACAATTGATGCCCGAAAATCCTTTGCAGAATATTTTAAATGTAGGTGTAAGGGTTGAAAAAGTGAATGAATAA
- a CDS encoding T9SS type A sorting domain-containing protein: MKHLSVLFFLAFSTINTSFAGSSNGIPSDIISSSSATVPLTLTSFSGSLSNGTVQLHWQTGIEAGLSYFEIEKSTDSKNYKKIAEISSKSKSNSDYIYSFIQTDSVEYYRLSLVGYDGTSTYSNIIPLMQKTAKRFYVYPNPATNYININLENASVLYIYSAGGILVQTATLPEGFNQVQLDKLSAGVYYATVGMQKIKFVKQ, translated from the coding sequence ATGAAACATTTGTCGGTATTATTCTTTTTGGCGTTTTCAACCATCAACACATCTTTTGCGGGTAGTAGTAATGGTATTCCGTCTGACATCATCAGCAGTTCTTCAGCTACGGTTCCCTTAACACTCACTTCTTTTTCCGGTTCATTGTCAAACGGAACAGTACAATTGCATTGGCAAACCGGTATTGAAGCCGGACTGTCTTATTTTGAAATAGAAAAAAGTACGGATAGTAAAAATTATAAAAAAATTGCTGAAATTTCATCCAAAAGCAAAAGTAACAGCGATTATATTTATTCGTTTATCCAGACTGACAGCGTGGAGTATTATCGTTTAAGTCTTGTAGGTTACGATGGTACCAGCACATACAGCAATATCATTCCTTTAATGCAAAAAACAGCGAAGCGATTTTATGTGTATCCAAATCCTGCAACCAACTATATCAATATCAATCTTGAAAATGCTTCTGTATTATACATTTATTCGGCGGGTGGAATACTCGTACAAACTGCAACTTTGCCCGAAGGCTTCAACCAAGTACAACTCGATAAGTTGAGCGCCGGCGTTTATTATGCGACTGTTGGTATGCAAAAAATTAAATTTGTAAAGCAATAA